The window TTCGCGGTATTCCTGCGCGCGCTGGTAGTTGATGATCTGCACCAGCAAATAGCCGAACAGGGCCACCAAAACAACCAGAATGACCAAGCCGGCATAAATGCGCAGAAATATACTGTGTTTTAACACTTAAGCGTGCCCTGCATTTAAATCATGAGGAGCGGCGTCCATCAGATGCCGCTGGTTTCTTTCACGAACAGATAGCCTTTGCTGCGCACGGTCTTAATGCGTTTCGGGTTTTCCGGATCATCGCCGATTTTTGGGCGGATGCGGGAAATGCGCACGTCAATTGAGCGGTCCTGGCCGTCATATTCAATGCCGCGCAGGCGCTCAAAGATGTCTTCGCGGGAAAGAATGCGCCCGGCATTGGAGGCCAGCAGCCACAGCAGGTCATATTCGGCGCTGGTGAAGTCCACCAGTTCGCCGTTCAGCGTCACTGAGCGGCCGCCATTGTCAATCACCAGATCATCAAACTCGATGCGCTGCGCGACTTCATCTTCAGGCACTTTGTCGGTGCGGCGCAGCAGCGCGCGGATGCGCGCCAAAAGCACGCGCGGCTGCACAGGCTTGGCCACATAGTCATCTGCGCCCATTTCAAGGCCCAGAACCTGATCCATGTCTTCGGTGCGCGCCGTCAGCATCAGAATAGGCTGATGGTAATGCGGGCGCACTTCGCGGCAGATGGTCAGGCCGTCAGCGCCCGGCAGCATGACATCCAGAACCACAAGGTCCGGCTGCTCTGCAATAATGCGGCGGATGGCGCGGTTGCCGTCCGGCTCTACCCCGACTTCAAGCCCATTGCGGATCAGGTATTCTTGAGTTAAGCGGGCAAGACGTTCATCGTCTTCAACGATTAAGATTTTTGGTAATTTTTCTTCCTGGCTCATGGAATGCCCCTTTGCATGACTGGACGTATCCTTTAAAAATCCGGCAGATACGATTCAATATATTTTGCAATATACACACGTTTACATTGTAAACAAGATGCTGTTCACCAAACTGATACATCTCGGCTGCTTTTTGTTAAATTTTATTAAACATTGAATTATCTATCTTTTTCTAAATAACAGCCCCTTGGCTCATCTTTCCCGCATGAAAAGTTACAAAAACAGCAAAAAAGCAGGCTGCGCCTATATTTACAGCAAACTGACCTGCGCCGGTTTCAATAAGTTTCGGCCTTTTCAAGTTATCCACAAGGTTATCTATAAGCAGTTAAACTCAGCTTTGCTATGCTATGCCCTTGTCCGATAAGGCTTAAAGCAGAACGGTAAAAAAACCGGGCTTTTTGGCGGGGATTCAGCGCCGCAGAAGATCGAAACTTTTAATAAAATGTCAATATTGATCTGACCTGAATTTTCCCGTATCTTGTGTCCAATTCAATCTTAAACCACTAAGTCTTGTGTTTATTCCTCAAACACTGCGGCATAGCCTTTGCCCAGTAAAAACGGTCCATAAACATAACAATAGATGACAATGGAGCTATGCTGACATGAGCGTAATCACGTCTACCCCAGGCCAATTGCAGGTGATCAAGCGCACCGGTGATGTCGCCGCATTTGATGCAGAAAAGATTTCTGTAGCAATCGGCAAAGCGTTCTTGGCTGTTGAAGGCCAGCAAAGCGCTGATTCCAGCCGCATTCACGACCGCATCGAACAGCTGACCGAAATGGTGATGAACACCTTTAACCGCCGCCTGCCATCCGGCGGCACCATCCATATTGAAGAAATTCAGGATCAGGTTGAGCTGGCGCTGATGCGCACAGGCGAGCAGAAAGTTGCGCGCTCTTATGTGATTTACCGCGAACAGCGCGCCGAAGCGCGCAAGCAGACCGGCGCAAACCATCACCCGACCCTGCAGATTACCGGCGCAAATGGCCAGCTGAAGCCGCTGGACCTGGGCGCGCTGCAGGCGAATATCGCCAAGGCTGCTGCAGGCCTGGAAGGCATTGACGCTCAAGCGATCATCGATGAAACCGTTAAAAACCTGTATAACGGCGTAAAAGAGTCGGACATCGCCACCACCATGATGATGGCGACCCGCACGCGCATTGAGCAGGAACCGAACTACACTTAC is drawn from Acinetobacter sp. WCHAc010034 and contains these coding sequences:
- the bfmR gene encoding response regulator transcription factor BfmR, which translates into the protein MSQEEKLPKILIVEDDERLARLTQEYLIRNGLEVGVEPDGNRAIRRIIAEQPDLVVLDVMLPGADGLTICREVRPHYHQPILMLTARTEDMDQVLGLEMGADDYVAKPVQPRVLLARIRALLRRTDKVPEDEVAQRIEFDDLVIDNGGRSVTLNGELVDFTSAEYDLLWLLASNAGRILSREDIFERLRGIEYDGQDRSIDVRISRIRPKIGDDPENPKRIKTVRSKGYLFVKETSGI